A genomic stretch from Rubripirellula reticaptiva includes:
- a CDS encoding FG-GAP-like repeat-containing protein has product MRILAFTNAALLVLAAIAASSSGCSRASTNDRIIDGELATDKPPAVLTPNDRFKQAGQAAAKGDWESAESLLREHLLTQPTDTQLHFQLAAIAEQQNENDRAINLLQFVVEANPQTEITIYDRLARLMLTQARAIDTVQLYEQLTQRHPTVVEQRFALAGFASMLGLEKTVMDQLKWLAQHNQGEDEGLAVLAQPAQVEPDPEMCRKLLDRNPNDLRPHYGLAKMDAMNQRWDAVVDRLTPVVKKHPEFLEASALYGRGLAEASQSLDLQLENLERWAADVPDGIEEMPDYWLAAGVWADRQGNHESAARAFYEAAKHEDANNGETLNRLARSLRQVDRDAEAGRIEQRNQRLTQLHEATKTLYERETRSQTWAFNIADAMTSLGRPWEAEAWARLAMTLPDDHVPDAPARYLTIRKQLKPTTPWQSAAMIDELKDSLADLPHIDWSRADKDSRRIETKHQGNIRFSDAAKSCGLIHTMTFHSDFDNRGFSIFQGNGGGGAIIDFDLDGWPDIALANLNGWPMKDDSGTDRLFRNRNGHFDEVTGAAGFIDHGFSQGISSCDYNADGFPDLSVANIGRNRLFRNQGDGTWVDVTDQVRLSGERWTSSVAIADFDGDGFADIFETNYCAGQRPYEKECSSRTTGRLTSCTPLDFDAEADRVWAGRSDGTFEDKTSTWMANNDPNPGRGLGVLAANLDGLPGLEIFVANDMSANHLWSSSRDPGEFVMNEIATARGVALSGRSLSQASMGIAQGDPDHDGDLDLFVTHFFDDHNTFYEQISSGVWADRTHRVELAEPSMKQLGFGTQMVDFDNDGNLELFVANGHVGDLGRDDTPFQMPAQVFRLRTDLRWKILDRSKLGDYFTQDHVGRAVATLDANRDGLNDLLITQLIEPVALLINETHSTHDGASVGQSVGMTLIATQSHPDAVGATVHATIDDRMHNAQVTAGDGYMCSNQHRLPIGLAGASDITELTIDWPSGNRQTYREIAGGADYLFVEGQDEPFQLFEHVPHSPPVTQETITPE; this is encoded by the coding sequence ATGCGAATTCTAGCCTTCACGAATGCCGCCTTGTTGGTTCTCGCCGCGATCGCGGCGTCGTCGTCCGGATGCAGTCGCGCCTCCACCAACGATCGGATCATTGACGGCGAGTTGGCTACAGACAAACCTCCAGCCGTACTGACCCCGAACGACCGATTTAAACAAGCCGGCCAAGCAGCCGCGAAAGGTGATTGGGAATCGGCGGAGAGTTTGCTGCGCGAACATTTGCTAACCCAGCCCACCGATACGCAGCTTCACTTCCAGTTGGCGGCAATTGCCGAACAGCAAAACGAGAACGATCGAGCCATCAACTTGCTTCAGTTCGTGGTCGAAGCGAATCCGCAAACCGAGATCACGATTTATGATCGCCTCGCCCGTTTGATGCTGACCCAGGCCCGCGCAATCGACACCGTCCAGTTGTACGAACAACTGACGCAGCGGCATCCGACGGTTGTCGAACAACGATTCGCGCTAGCCGGGTTCGCGTCGATGCTGGGTTTGGAAAAAACGGTGATGGATCAACTGAAATGGTTAGCCCAACACAACCAAGGTGAAGACGAAGGTCTTGCGGTTCTCGCGCAACCCGCCCAAGTCGAGCCCGACCCCGAAATGTGCCGCAAGCTGCTCGATCGCAACCCCAACGACTTGCGCCCGCATTACGGACTCGCAAAAATGGATGCGATGAACCAGCGCTGGGACGCGGTCGTCGATCGATTAACACCCGTTGTCAAAAAGCACCCGGAATTTTTAGAAGCGTCCGCGTTGTACGGCCGCGGCTTAGCAGAAGCCAGCCAGTCGCTAGACCTGCAGCTTGAAAACTTGGAACGCTGGGCGGCCGATGTGCCCGACGGAATCGAGGAGATGCCGGACTATTGGTTGGCTGCGGGAGTCTGGGCTGATCGTCAGGGCAATCATGAATCGGCCGCGCGCGCATTTTACGAAGCCGCCAAACACGAAGACGCCAACAATGGCGAAACTCTCAACCGGCTTGCGCGTTCGCTTCGCCAGGTCGATCGTGACGCCGAAGCCGGTCGCATCGAGCAACGCAACCAACGCCTGACTCAATTGCATGAAGCGACCAAGACTTTGTACGAGCGCGAGACTAGATCGCAAACGTGGGCTTTTAACATTGCCGACGCGATGACAAGTCTCGGTCGTCCGTGGGAAGCCGAAGCGTGGGCGCGATTGGCGATGACACTTCCCGACGATCATGTTCCCGACGCGCCAGCACGTTACTTAACGATTCGTAAGCAGTTGAAACCCACGACGCCGTGGCAGTCCGCAGCAATGATCGACGAACTGAAAGACTCGCTTGCTGATCTTCCCCACATCGATTGGAGCCGCGCAGACAAGGACTCGCGACGTATCGAAACAAAACATCAGGGCAACATCCGATTCAGCGATGCCGCGAAGTCGTGCGGACTGATCCACACGATGACCTTTCACTCGGATTTCGACAATCGTGGATTTTCGATCTTTCAAGGCAACGGCGGCGGCGGCGCGATCATCGATTTTGATCTCGATGGTTGGCCCGATATCGCATTGGCCAATTTGAATGGATGGCCGATGAAGGATGACTCTGGCACCGATCGGTTGTTTCGAAATCGAAACGGCCATTTCGACGAAGTCACCGGCGCAGCCGGATTCATCGACCACGGCTTCTCGCAAGGCATTTCGTCGTGCGATTACAACGCCGACGGTTTCCCCGATCTATCGGTGGCCAACATCGGCCGAAATCGACTGTTTCGCAATCAAGGTGATGGTACGTGGGTGGATGTCACCGACCAAGTCAGACTAAGCGGCGAAAGGTGGACTTCATCGGTGGCAATTGCCGACTTTGATGGCGATGGATTTGCTGATATTTTTGAAACGAACTATTGCGCCGGACAACGTCCCTACGAAAAAGAATGCAGCAGCCGAACGACGGGCCGATTGACCAGTTGCACGCCGCTGGATTTCGACGCCGAGGCCGACCGAGTTTGGGCCGGACGCAGTGACGGCACTTTTGAAGATAAGACCAGCACTTGGATGGCGAACAATGATCCAAACCCAGGCCGTGGGCTAGGTGTCTTGGCGGCGAATTTAGACGGTTTGCCGGGACTAGAAATTTTTGTCGCCAACGACATGTCAGCGAATCACCTATGGTCGTCGTCGCGCGATCCCGGTGAATTCGTGATGAACGAAATCGCGACGGCACGCGGTGTCGCGCTCAGCGGCCGATCGTTGTCGCAGGCATCAATGGGCATCGCCCAGGGCGATCCAGATCACGATGGTGACCTCGATTTGTTTGTGACGCATTTCTTTGATGATCACAACACATTTTACGAACAAATTAGCAGCGGTGTTTGGGCCGACCGCACCCATCGTGTCGAACTGGCCGAACCGTCGATGAAACAACTCGGCTTCGGTACTCAGATGGTTGATTTCGACAACGACGGGAATCTGGAATTGTTCGTTGCCAACGGACATGTCGGCGATTTGGGAAGAGACGATACGCCGTTTCAAATGCCAGCCCAAGTGTTTCGATTGCGAACTGATTTGCGATGGAAAATTCTCGATCGATCGAAACTCGGTGACTACTTTACGCAAGACCATGTCGGACGCGCAGTCGCCACCTTGGACGCAAATCGTGACGGGTTGAACGATCTGTTGATCACGCAGTTGATCGAACCAGTCGCGTTGCTGATCAACGAAACCCATTCGACGCATGACGGTGCATCCGTAGGGCAATCGGTCGGCATGACTTTGATCGCGACGCAAAGCCACCCGGACGCGGTCGGTGCGACCGTTCACGCGACGATCGATGATCGCATGCACAACGCCCAGGTCACCGCCGGGGACGGATACATGTGCTCGAATCAACATCGATTGCCGATCGGATTGGCGGGCGCGTCAGACATCACCGAATTGACGATCGATTGGCCATCAGGCAACCGGCAAACGTATCGTGAGATCGCTGGCGGCGCGGACTACTTGTTTGTCGAAGGCCAAGACGAACCGTTTCAGTTGTTCGAACACGTCCCCCATTCACCACCAGTCACCCAAGAAACCATCACGCCCGAGTAG
- a CDS encoding RNA polymerase sigma factor, which produces MSDPDVPDWGRVIEKHADRVFRIAYRILGSVHDAEDVSQEVFTEAMAVHQSGPVRTWTGLMVRLATVRSIDRLRRDRGRPEPLPSVDVVSSAQQPDQQLIATELATWLRAAIRSLPDQQAAVFSLAYFEQLSRNEIATALDVSPETVSTTLYKARNKLSSQLAVVQGDHS; this is translated from the coding sequence GTGTCTGATCCTGATGTCCCTGACTGGGGAAGAGTCATTGAAAAACATGCGGATCGCGTCTTTCGCATCGCGTACCGCATCCTGGGATCGGTTCACGATGCCGAGGATGTCAGCCAAGAGGTCTTCACCGAGGCAATGGCCGTTCACCAATCTGGACCGGTGCGCACTTGGACAGGCTTGATGGTTCGCTTGGCCACCGTTCGCTCGATTGATCGACTCCGCCGCGACCGTGGACGGCCGGAACCGTTGCCGAGTGTTGATGTTGTTTCATCGGCACAGCAACCGGACCAACAACTCATCGCGACCGAACTCGCGACGTGGCTTCGCGCGGCAATACGAAGTCTGCCGGATCAACAGGCCGCAGTCTTCAGCCTCGCGTACTTTGAACAGCTTTCCCGAAACGAGATCGCAACGGCTCTGGATGTTTCGCCAGAAACGGTATCCACAACGCTCTACAAGGCTCGCAATAAACTCTCCAGCCAATTGGCTGTCGTTCAAGGAGATCATTCATGA
- a CDS encoding patatin-like phospholipase family protein — protein MKIALAFSGGGVRATVFHLGVLARLAREDLLPKVKILSSVSGGSLAAGLVFARAGFCWPSSRQYLHDVVPQIHSLLTSRDVQRSYVIKSLMFPWRIAQGRAAVLGDELERQWGITGKLADLPIAPEWIVNATCYQTGKNWRFQRDLMGDYQTKYITNPDFRLSHALAASAAVPGLIGPLIVKSRRHQWSEFRDDDWHSIEPKYRRLHLWDGGVYDNLGVEALFKPGDGLREGTDFLIVCDASRPLAAETRASRWRPGYLKASMRLVDVATDQVRSLRARMLIEFFKQNPGSGAYLRLGLKTKSVYARSKIGGQPALTDQEVGQASAIETTLRRLTHEEFSLLFRHGFEVADATMIRHCEQVLNNVPRKHVQFKVA, from the coding sequence ATGAAAATCGCACTCGCATTCTCCGGCGGCGGTGTTCGCGCGACCGTTTTCCACTTGGGCGTGCTGGCTCGACTGGCACGCGAAGACCTGCTGCCCAAGGTCAAAATCCTGTCCAGTGTCTCCGGTGGCAGCCTGGCAGCTGGGCTGGTCTTTGCCCGCGCTGGGTTTTGCTGGCCCAGCAGCCGGCAATACCTGCATGATGTGGTTCCGCAAATTCACTCGCTCTTAACAAGCCGTGACGTTCAGCGATCCTATGTGATCAAGTCGCTGATGTTTCCGTGGCGAATCGCGCAAGGCCGGGCCGCAGTGCTTGGCGATGAACTGGAACGACAATGGGGAATCACTGGCAAGCTAGCGGACTTGCCGATCGCACCCGAATGGATCGTCAATGCGACGTGCTACCAGACCGGCAAAAACTGGCGATTCCAACGCGACTTGATGGGCGACTATCAAACCAAGTACATCACCAATCCTGATTTTCGTCTCTCGCATGCCCTGGCTGCATCGGCCGCCGTGCCGGGGTTGATTGGTCCGCTGATCGTGAAGTCTCGCCGACACCAATGGAGCGAATTTCGTGATGACGACTGGCACTCGATCGAGCCCAAGTATCGCCGACTACATCTTTGGGACGGCGGTGTGTACGACAACCTAGGCGTCGAGGCACTGTTTAAACCGGGCGATGGCCTGCGCGAGGGAACGGACTTTCTGATTGTCTGTGACGCATCGCGTCCTCTTGCCGCCGAAACGCGCGCCTCGCGGTGGCGCCCAGGTTACCTGAAAGCATCGATGCGATTGGTCGATGTCGCCACTGACCAGGTCCGCAGTCTGCGGGCGCGGATGCTGATCGAATTCTTCAAACAGAATCCCGGTAGCGGTGCGTACTTGCGATTGGGACTGAAAACCAAGAGCGTTTACGCTCGCAGCAAGATCGGCGGGCAACCAGCGCTGACGGACCAAGAGGTCGGGCAAGCCTCGGCCATCGAAACAACGCTTCGGCGATTGACGCATGAGGAATTCAGCCTGCTGTTTCGCCACGGTTTCGAAGTAGCCGACGCGACGATGATCCGGCACTGCGAACAGGTCCTCAACAACGTGCCAAGAAAACACGTCCAATTCAAGGTCGCTTAA
- a CDS encoding multiheme c-type cytochrome — MLLIFLAGCSPGQTESKSSLSPPSSEQAVRPESNTSELVAVKTETEPAWVGSLACRECHSQRHESYLDSHHSRSLTKIDPKAEQLNVTIDHPKSHRRYEVAQRGDSVWHVEKLLESDQETSAMPPLVLSEFPIQYVMGSAKFAKSYLVADGDFLLQAPLTWYAKADAYAMSPGYDTPMHGSFSRSLTDQCLFCHAGNVERKPDNNPHHFTIHEMSIGCERCHGAGSQHVDYHRSVAGKNEASSPVPPVAKLIQPAKLSRLEAESLCAQCHRQGLAPISAPGKQDWDFHPGQDFAKVKFNYDLITTDPPETGFVGHFAQLGQSKCYQQSEMTCITCHSPHQHASGEALHQLRRKQCNSCHQNEVDSCGLELEVRMDQAKNRCVTCHMPVRDSKVPHTSTNDHRIAVHQPQTQEPSLLTSPIVLPLQEPPESMNTAVAERMDALGLFLLYRMNTGNPHMNELARNANQALADIANSGHGDAEVFGALAMLTYLQLQSSPSSSASVNQQREYAVRCAQEAIRLSLDPNGNPKPTEAFGDAMEIAGTFFSKAGQHRSAAEVFSELTAIRRRKDDWATLGLSLSRLGANEQAALALRHAIHIFAADPYLYETLAIILQKSDPEEANRCSAIAKRLRATLD; from the coding sequence GTGTTACTGATCTTTCTCGCTGGCTGCTCGCCTGGCCAAACCGAATCGAAGAGCTCGCTTTCGCCACCGTCGTCTGAGCAGGCAGTTCGTCCTGAATCCAACACCAGTGAGTTGGTCGCGGTCAAAACTGAGACCGAACCTGCTTGGGTGGGTTCGTTGGCCTGCAGGGAATGCCATTCACAGCGTCACGAAAGTTATCTGGATTCGCACCACAGTCGTTCGCTTACGAAGATTGATCCGAAAGCCGAACAATTAAACGTCACCATTGATCATCCTAAGAGCCACCGCAGATACGAAGTGGCCCAGCGGGGTGACTCGGTTTGGCATGTCGAAAAGTTGCTGGAATCAGACCAAGAGACTTCGGCGATGCCACCGCTCGTTTTGTCAGAATTTCCGATTCAGTACGTAATGGGCAGCGCTAAATTTGCCAAAAGCTACCTAGTCGCTGACGGAGATTTTTTGTTGCAGGCGCCACTGACTTGGTATGCAAAGGCTGATGCCTACGCTATGTCACCGGGGTATGACACACCAATGCACGGCAGTTTTTCACGCTCGTTGACAGACCAGTGTTTGTTTTGCCATGCCGGCAATGTGGAACGTAAGCCGGACAACAATCCACATCACTTCACCATCCACGAGATGTCAATTGGCTGTGAGCGATGTCACGGGGCTGGCAGTCAACACGTGGATTACCACCGGTCGGTCGCTGGCAAGAACGAAGCGTCCTCGCCTGTCCCGCCCGTTGCAAAATTGATTCAGCCAGCCAAGCTTTCACGACTCGAAGCGGAGTCGCTCTGTGCACAGTGCCACCGTCAAGGATTAGCACCCATCAGTGCGCCCGGGAAACAAGACTGGGATTTTCACCCAGGCCAGGACTTTGCGAAAGTGAAGTTCAACTACGACTTGATCACGACAGATCCGCCCGAAACAGGCTTCGTCGGTCACTTTGCACAACTCGGTCAAAGCAAGTGCTATCAGCAATCGGAGATGACTTGCATCACATGCCATTCGCCGCACCAACACGCCAGCGGCGAAGCCCTGCATCAACTCCGTCGCAAGCAATGTAATTCCTGTCACCAAAATGAAGTGGACTCTTGCGGATTAGAACTGGAAGTTCGGATGGATCAAGCGAAGAACCGCTGCGTGACTTGCCATATGCCGGTCCGAGACAGCAAGGTTCCTCACACTTCGACGAATGATCATCGAATTGCGGTTCACCAACCACAAACCCAAGAACCAAGCCTGTTGACATCTCCGATTGTTCTCCCGCTTCAAGAGCCACCGGAATCGATGAATACGGCTGTAGCGGAACGAATGGATGCTCTTGGTTTGTTCTTGCTGTATCGAATGAATACAGGCAATCCGCATATGAACGAACTTGCTCGCAATGCAAATCAGGCACTCGCGGATATAGCTAACTCGGGTCACGGTGACGCAGAGGTTTTTGGTGCCTTGGCAATGTTGACTTATTTGCAACTGCAGTCTTCGCCAAGCTCATCAGCATCCGTGAATCAACAGCGCGAATACGCCGTGCGATGTGCTCAAGAAGCTATTCGGTTGAGTCTAGATCCGAATGGGAACCCAAAGCCAACGGAGGCTTTCGGCGATGCGATGGAGATCGCCGGTACCTTCTTTTCCAAAGCGGGTCAGCATCGAAGCGCAGCCGAAGTATTCAGTGAACTGACTGCAATTCGTCGGCGTAAGGACGATTGGGCGACTCTGGGTTTAAGCCTTAGCAGGCTCGGGGCGAACGAGCAAGCGGCACTCGCACTGCGCCACGCAATTCACATCTTCGCGGCCGATCCCTATTTATATGAAACCCTGGCGATCATTCTGCAGAAATCCGATCCAGAAGAAGCAAACCGCTGCAGCGCAATCGCCAAGCGTTTACGAGCAACTCTGGATTGA
- a CDS encoding cytochrome P450, translating to MILRHSDVRSAAADWQTYSSDAPFRVPIPSEESVRTIRQLPIELDPPRHAVFRALTDPFFARPKHPEVIAAVREIIQRIVADLANGEPFEANADLALPLQSRALTQLLNVPESEAEVWIGWGIHVFRSTDGDFKSGNVLEQYLNERFDLAMELPGNDFFSALAHGTVEGRPLTRDECLGFANLAFAGGRDTIIHTLTCIIDYLGKHPDSLEFLRADRSRITLASEEFFRIAMPLTQIGRVCPRGVEVHGLRVEPGQRVGLCWISANHDETVFDAPETIKLDRRPNPHVSFGFRHHLCQGAAHSRLLIRSFLETLCDQVDTIEIQSAIPARDVEAKFTRKNGFERLVTVFHPTASET from the coding sequence ATGATTTTGCGGCACAGCGATGTTCGATCTGCTGCCGCTGATTGGCAAACCTACAGCTCCGACGCACCATTTCGTGTGCCGATCCCCTCGGAAGAATCGGTGCGAACGATTCGCCAATTACCCATCGAGCTCGATCCGCCACGGCACGCCGTCTTTCGTGCTCTAACCGATCCATTCTTCGCCCGCCCCAAACACCCCGAAGTCATTGCAGCGGTACGTGAAATCATTCAGCGAATTGTGGCGGATCTGGCGAACGGTGAACCTTTCGAGGCCAACGCCGATCTCGCGTTGCCGCTGCAATCGCGCGCTCTGACACAGCTCTTAAATGTTCCTGAATCCGAGGCCGAGGTATGGATCGGATGGGGCATCCATGTTTTCAGATCGACGGACGGTGACTTCAAATCCGGCAATGTCTTGGAACAGTATTTGAATGAGCGGTTTGATTTAGCGATGGAGCTTCCTGGCAACGACTTTTTCAGTGCACTGGCTCATGGCACCGTCGAAGGCCGGCCGTTGACCCGTGACGAGTGTCTCGGTTTCGCCAACTTGGCTTTCGCCGGCGGCCGCGACACCATCATCCACACTCTGACCTGCATCATTGACTACTTGGGCAAACACCCAGATTCGCTGGAATTTCTGCGAGCGGATCGTAGCCGCATCACCTTGGCGAGCGAGGAGTTCTTTCGCATCGCAATGCCACTGACACAAATCGGTCGTGTGTGTCCCCGCGGTGTCGAGGTGCATGGGTTGCGAGTCGAACCCGGTCAGCGAGTGGGACTGTGTTGGATATCGGCGAACCACGACGAAACGGTCTTCGACGCTCCCGAAACCATCAAGCTTGATCGTCGCCCTAACCCACACGTTTCGTTCGGCTTTCGTCATCACCTCTGCCAAGGTGCGGCTCACTCTCGCTTGTTGATCCGATCGTTTTTAGAGACGCTTTGCGACCAAGTCGATACCATCGAAATTCAGAGCGCCATCCCCGCCCGAGATGTCGAAGCAAAATTCACGCGAAAGAATGGGTTTGAAAGACTGGTTACAGTCTTTCATCCAACCGCCAGCGAAACGTAG
- the dnaN gene encoding DNA polymerase III subunit beta has product MKITCQRESLTNAFSLAASIAPTRSPKEILQNVKVTAAGGKLTLTATDMEVGIRLELEDGVEIEVEGTALLPVQRTMAILRESNDETISMETDDSGIRVRGSRSKYRLPGNDPDEFPAVAGFDEEKYHVLPTRLFREMVKRTVFATDPESSRYALGGVLLELEESTVTAVGTDGRRLARMEGVGESIGGHQTTGSSTIVPTRAIQLMERALSDKDETVDVAARSNDLLLRTSRAVIYSRLVEGRYPNWRQVLPKRENAIQLDMTVGPLFAALRQAAIVTDHESRGIDFTFADGTLKLEASTAEIGESQIELPIAYDGEPITLTMDHRYLADFCKVLDNESNFIMEIESGAAPALLTTDDGYGYVIMPMARDR; this is encoded by the coding sequence ATGAAGATCACCTGCCAACGTGAATCCCTGACCAACGCTTTCTCGCTTGCTGCTAGCATCGCGCCGACTCGGTCACCGAAAGAAATCCTCCAGAACGTCAAAGTCACGGCCGCTGGTGGCAAGCTGACTCTGACGGCCACGGACATGGAAGTCGGTATTCGTTTGGAGCTCGAAGACGGCGTCGAGATCGAAGTCGAGGGCACCGCTCTGTTGCCCGTCCAGCGAACGATGGCCATCCTTCGTGAGAGCAATGACGAAACGATCTCGATGGAAACCGATGACTCGGGGATTCGCGTTCGAGGCAGTCGCAGCAAGTATCGCTTGCCAGGCAACGACCCAGACGAGTTTCCGGCTGTCGCAGGTTTCGACGAAGAAAAGTATCACGTTCTGCCGACGCGTCTGTTTCGCGAAATGGTCAAACGAACCGTCTTCGCCACCGACCCCGAAAGCAGCCGCTACGCATTGGGCGGTGTCTTGTTGGAACTGGAAGAATCAACCGTCACCGCCGTGGGTACCGATGGTCGCCGACTGGCACGCATGGAAGGCGTCGGCGAATCGATCGGTGGTCACCAAACGACCGGATCCAGCACGATCGTTCCAACGCGAGCGATTCAGTTGATGGAACGAGCCTTGTCCGACAAGGACGAGACCGTCGATGTCGCGGCTCGCAGTAACGACCTGTTGCTGCGAACCAGCCGTGCGGTGATTTACTCTCGCTTGGTCGAAGGACGATATCCGAATTGGCGACAAGTATTGCCCAAGCGAGAAAACGCGATCCAGTTGGATATGACTGTGGGACCACTGTTCGCCGCACTTCGCCAAGCGGCAATTGTGACCGATCACGAAAGTCGCGGGATCGATTTCACGTTTGCCGACGGTACCTTGAAACTTGAAGCCAGTACGGCTGAAATTGGTGAGTCACAGATTGAACTGCCGATCGCTTACGACGGTGAACCGATCACTTTGACAATGGACCACCGTTATCTGGCCGACTTTTGCAAAGTGTTGGACAATGAATCGAACTTCATCATGGAGATCGAATCGGGGGCCGCACCGGCTCTGCTGACAACCGACGATGGCTACGGCTACGTTATTATGCCAATGGCTCGCGACCGATAA
- a CDS encoding helix-turn-helix domain-containing protein, translated as MNALVEETIAVTSFPLERPAVRARRRDTRITSGSLPYFIAGEENRLVTFVSTSETSVFEFGNPILLIGPSGAGKTAIAMHLAARQAVDQSIDGEPVKVIHFPAIDFARQYAEAVAADDLPPLRTEINEAPILVIDDLHLIADKSAAQDELAMRIETRTAMGLATILTCRRLPSEVRGLRPLLVSRVLPGLTIPIELPTGASRLQLLRELALHFGLEIESGLLEVLHDGLSDNLPARSLEAALKQVSLWCRMHESDPTMEAIQSAIDRLGNVKEVSLSSITNAVARYFKMKASELRSSSRKQNLVRARSLAMLLARQMTGKSMHQIGDHFGGRDHTTVLHAIRKTQSLLENDSDLRRAADEVTEKLCVAV; from the coding sequence TTGAACGCGTTGGTCGAAGAAACGATCGCTGTCACGTCCTTCCCGCTCGAACGGCCCGCCGTTCGTGCCCGGCGTCGCGATACGCGCATCACTTCCGGTTCACTGCCGTATTTCATTGCCGGCGAAGAAAACCGCCTGGTAACGTTCGTTTCGACCAGCGAAACCTCGGTCTTTGAATTCGGCAACCCAATCTTGCTGATCGGTCCCAGCGGTGCCGGAAAAACAGCGATCGCAATGCACTTGGCAGCTCGTCAGGCGGTTGATCAATCGATCGACGGGGAACCTGTTAAAGTGATTCACTTCCCAGCAATCGACTTTGCCAGGCAATACGCAGAAGCGGTCGCGGCAGACGACTTGCCACCGCTAAGAACCGAGATCAACGAAGCTCCGATTCTGGTCATCGATGATTTGCATCTGATCGCTGACAAATCCGCGGCTCAGGACGAATTGGCCATGCGAATCGAGACACGAACAGCGATGGGACTAGCGACGATTCTGACATGTCGTCGCTTGCCCTCGGAAGTCCGTGGGTTGCGACCGTTGTTGGTCAGCCGCGTGTTGCCCGGATTGACGATCCCAATCGAACTGCCAACCGGTGCCTCGCGACTACAGTTGCTGCGCGAATTGGCTTTGCACTTTGGTTTAGAGATCGAGTCTGGCCTGCTGGAAGTGCTTCACGACGGACTGAGCGATAATTTGCCTGCCCGTTCGCTCGAAGCGGCTCTGAAACAGGTCTCGCTGTGGTGTCGAATGCACGAGAGCGATCCGACGATGGAAGCCATTCAGTCGGCGATCGATCGACTCGGAAATGTCAAAGAAGTCTCGCTGTCGTCGATCACCAACGCGGTCGCTCGCTATTTTAAAATGAAAGCGTCTGAACTGCGCAGCAGCTCGCGAAAACAGAATCTCGTCCGTGCCCGTTCGTTGGCGATGCTATTGGCTCGTCAGATGACGGGGAAGAGCATGCATCAAATCGGCGACCATTTCGGCGGTCGCGATCACACCACGGTCCTGCACGCGATTCGCAAGACACAGTCGCTGCTAGAGAACGATTCGGACCTCCGCCGGGCGGCCGATGAAGTCACCGAAAAGCTTTGCGTCGCGGTCTAA